One part of the bacterium genome encodes these proteins:
- the fliD gene encoding flagellar filament capping protein FliD, with the protein MASSILAGLGAGMMSGIDTEKLVEALISIERQREVKWEAEKTSNELKIQSLLDVNTKLLTLQTRATSLLSNTLFETKKASVSNEDILSATVSSGAVEGSYNIEVLQLATASVSQSTGDLNDTTTAFKSQGEVVNGTGKIDTSKSFENAGFKHAVDGSITVSGDNGATKETFYLAAYDTVQDFLDAVSTSANAKVNLYYDANQDVFTISSDVGSPVIFSAAGTNNFFKETNLSMGVVADAKLYQADFGSNDVDQMSAGSFRVNGVKITWDADTESLNTIISKINNSTAGVTAFYDQNLDKIVLTSKSGGAAPISVVDEQGTFAANSLNLPASASSDGQVAKFKVNGSDVIEKNSNNFTLGSGLTLTLKQVGSTTVEVIRDTSGAEAAIKGFVEEYNAAIELINKETELDLESEEKKKGILQDNNAVENIGSRLLLMATNRYNVTTTLESSSQVTVKTATGLDITKAFNAAGFDTVPDGTLTINGATFSIEDYSTVEDFMHAINDYQKSSTGTGVSVTVGNPWATSGLGFTPGSGDKVTINGAAFELDDYTTVSEFMQAVNDSAQADATISYANNRFTIRRDTKNRDLNLAEEGTDKFFSAAKISVLDPEVNISYSLSEDKFTIEANNQGASITISATGTNNFLSEINIAAGTHASPSLDSAFDELAEIGITTGDFDDKKMRDKLVLDEAKLRDALLSDPQKVEDLFGKDTDGDLVKDYGIAFAFKEFLKLQTKTGEETTRGIIRGEIALLNKQNEQIDEDIEELDRRLEMKEERLRKQFVAMEQAFAESQNITQSLQRIGALNNKNE; encoded by the coding sequence ATGGCAAGTTCAATTTTGGCCGGCCTGGGCGCAGGGATGATGTCGGGTATTGACACCGAAAAGCTCGTGGAGGCCTTAATAAGTATTGAAAGACAAAGAGAGGTTAAGTGGGAAGCAGAGAAGACAAGCAATGAGCTTAAGATCCAATCTCTGCTGGATGTTAACACCAAACTGCTGACCCTTCAAACCAGAGCCACTTCCTTACTTTCCAATACCCTCTTTGAGACAAAGAAGGCCAGTGTCTCGAATGAGGACATCCTTTCTGCCACGGTAAGCAGTGGGGCGGTGGAAGGTTCTTATAATATCGAGGTTCTTCAATTAGCCACTGCTTCCGTGAGTCAAAGCACCGGGGACTTGAATGACACTACTACTGCCTTCAAGAGCCAGGGAGAAGTGGTGAATGGCACGGGAAAGATAGACACCTCCAAGTCTTTTGAAAATGCCGGGTTCAAACATGCGGTTGATGGTTCCATCACCGTCAGCGGCGATAATGGCGCCACCAAAGAAACCTTTTATTTGGCCGCTTACGACACGGTTCAGGACTTTTTGGATGCGGTTTCTACCTCGGCCAATGCCAAAGTGAACCTCTATTATGATGCCAACCAGGACGTCTTTACCATTTCTTCTGATGTCGGCAGCCCAGTGATCTTTTCTGCGGCTGGAACCAATAATTTTTTTAAAGAAACTAACCTCTCGATGGGTGTAGTGGCCGATGCCAAATTATACCAGGCCGATTTTGGGTCCAATGATGTGGACCAGATGAGCGCCGGCTCTTTCAGGGTAAATGGGGTTAAGATCACCTGGGATGCCGATACCGAGAGTTTAAATACCATTATATCCAAAATAAATAATTCTACGGCCGGGGTAACGGCCTTCTATGACCAGAACCTGGATAAGATCGTTCTTACCTCAAAGTCAGGCGGGGCAGCGCCCATCTCAGTAGTTGATGAGCAGGGAACCTTTGCGGCTAACTCTCTAAATTTACCTGCTTCCGCCTCCAGCGACGGGCAGGTGGCCAAGTTTAAAGTCAACGGCTCGGATGTAATAGAGAAGAATTCTAACAATTTTACCCTGGGGAGCGGGCTTACCCTGACCTTAAAACAGGTCGGCTCCACCACCGTGGAGGTAATACGAGATACCTCAGGGGCCGAAGCCGCCATTAAAGGCTTTGTAGAAGAGTATAACGCCGCCATAGAACTTATTAATAAAGAGACCGAACTCGATCTGGAAAGCGAGGAAAAGAAAAAGGGAATACTGCAGGACAACAATGCGGTCGAAAATATCGGCAGCCGGCTTCTCTTGATGGCTACTAATCGCTATAATGTGACGACCACTCTGGAGAGCAGCAGTCAAGTTACCGTAAAGACCGCAACGGGCTTAGACATAACCAAGGCCTTCAACGCCGCTGGTTTTGATACTGTCCCGGATGGCACATTGACCATCAACGGGGCGACCTTCTCTATCGAGGATTATTCCACGGTAGAGGATTTTATGCATGCCATAAACGACTACCAAAAAAGCAGCACCGGAACAGGGGTCAGTGTTACGGTAGGCAATCCCTGGGCCACCTCAGGATTGGGATTCACCCCAGGCTCGGGCGATAAAGTAACCATTAACGGGGCGGCCTTTGAATTAGATGACTATACGACGGTCAGCGAATTTATGCAGGCCGTAAATGATTCCGCTCAGGCGGATGCCACTATAAGTTATGCCAATAACCGCTTTACTATCAGGCGTGATACAAAAAATAGAGACCTGAACCTGGCGGAGGAAGGCACAGATAAGTTCTTCTCAGCGGCCAAGATTTCAGTTCTTGACCCGGAGGTAAACATTTCTTACAGCCTTTCTGAGGACAAGTTTACCATTGAAGCCAACAACCAGGGGGCCAGTATAACCATTTCGGCCACAGGAACAAATAACTTCCTGAGCGAAATCAATATTGCGGCGGGAACCCATGCCTCTCCATCTCTGGATTCTGCCTTTGATGAGCTGGCTGAGATAGGGATTACTACCGGAGACTTTGATGATAAGAAGATGAGGGATAAGTTAGTCCTTGATGAGGCCAAATTAAGGGATGCCCTCTTATCAGACCCCCAGAAAGTGGAGGACCTTTTTGGAAAGGATACGGATGGTGATTTAGTTAAGGATTACGGGATTGCCTTTGCCTTTAAGGAGTTCTTGAAACTTCAGACTAAAACCGGCGAAGAGACAACCAGGGGGATTATTAGAGGAGAGATTGCCCTCCTTAACAAACAGAATGAACAAATCGATGAAGATATAGAGGAGCTGGACCGCAGACTGGAAATGAAGGAGGAACGGCTGCGGAAACAATTTGTGGCGATGGAACAGGCCTTTGCTGAGTCACAAAATATTACTCAGAGCTTGCAAAGGATAGGCGCCTTGAATAATAAGAATGAGTAA
- a CDS encoding flagellar protein FlaG, whose product MELESLQEIEPLLNKIPPSALADLNKIEDLGLEEIAEKERAAEKEAEDLETTVDLLNKTSLVYDRGLRFSVDEESGRRVVSIINRETDEVVRTIPSEEALDIVAAIHKLMGVVLDKKA is encoded by the coding sequence ATGGAACTCGAAAGCTTGCAAGAAATAGAGCCTTTATTGAATAAGATACCCCCTTCTGCCCTGGCTGATCTGAATAAAATAGAAGATTTAGGCCTGGAGGAAATAGCCGAAAAGGAGCGGGCGGCCGAGAAGGAAGCGGAGGATTTGGAGACCACGGTCGATTTACTCAACAAGACCTCGCTTGTCTACGACCGGGGGCTTCGTTTCTCTGTCGATGAGGAGAGTGGTCGGCGGGTAGTGAGTATTATTAACCGTGAGACGGATGAAGTTGTTCGAACCATTCCCTCGGAAGAGGCCTTAGACATCGTTGCGGCTATTCACAAGCTTATGGGTGTGGTGCTGGATAAGAAGGCCTAA
- a CDS encoding DUF559 domain-containing protein yields MKADKSNNYAYNKEFQPFANKLRKEDKRKEKDLIEAGFRVLRFADDGVLNHIEDVTRNIEMVIEEISTPLIPRQRGRFQLPSAGGTQIGSL; encoded by the coding sequence GTGAAAGCTGACAAATCTAACAATTACGCATACAATAAGGAATTTCAGCCATTCGCAAATAAGCTACGGAAAGAGGATAAGAGGAAGGAGAAGGATTTAATAGAAGCAGGATTTAGAGTATTGAGATTTGCGGATGATGGGGTATTAAATCACATAGAGGATGTGACAAGAAATATTGAAATGGTGATTGAAGAGATTTCCACCCCCTTAATCCCCCGCCAGCGGGGGAGATTTCAGCTTCCATCAGCGGGGGGAACTCAAATTGGCAGTCTATAA